The following proteins come from a genomic window of Neptunomonas concharum:
- a CDS encoding NAD-dependent protein deacetylase, with the protein MQLFNKTNEAGNALRDFIEKHPRLVVLTGAGISTDSGIPDYRDQQGEWKRKQPVQHHAFITDKATRQRFWARSLIGWPIMRDAEPNQAHHHLVQLEQQGIIELLITQNVDGLHQKAGHKNIIDLHGRSDRVVCINCSVILSRDETHNMMMDHNPSFMHFKASPAPDGDADLDNVDFSQFHVSECPNCGGILKPDVVFFGDNVPKSTVAETLQTLSQADALLVIGSSLMVYSGYRFCKRAYEWRLPIAALSLGKTRADELLTLKLNTSINDTLKHLIKS; encoded by the coding sequence ATGCAGCTGTTTAATAAGACCAACGAAGCTGGCAACGCATTGCGTGACTTCATCGAGAAGCACCCACGCTTGGTAGTACTGACCGGTGCTGGCATCAGTACCGACTCTGGCATACCGGACTACCGCGATCAGCAAGGCGAATGGAAGCGCAAACAACCCGTGCAACATCACGCTTTCATTACTGATAAAGCCACACGTCAACGGTTCTGGGCAAGAAGCCTAATAGGTTGGCCTATCATGCGCGATGCAGAGCCTAACCAAGCTCATCACCATTTAGTACAGCTTGAGCAGCAAGGCATCATTGAGCTTCTCATTACACAAAACGTCGACGGGCTGCACCAAAAAGCAGGGCACAAAAATATTATTGATCTTCATGGCCGCTCAGATCGAGTTGTATGTATAAACTGCTCTGTAATACTGAGTAGGGACGAAACGCACAATATGATGATGGATCACAACCCATCATTTATGCACTTCAAAGCCTCACCCGCTCCCGATGGCGATGCCGACCTAGACAATGTCGACTTTAGCCAGTTTCACGTATCAGAATGCCCAAACTGCGGCGGCATCCTCAAACCCGACGTTGTATTTTTTGGCGATAATGTACCCAAATCAACCGTAGCAGAGACCCTTCAGACACTCAGCCAAGCAGATGCTTTATTAGTCATAGGTTCCTCGTTGATGGTCTATTCCGGCTATCGCTTTTGCAAACGAGCTTACGAGTGGAGACTACCTATTGCTGCACTTAGTTTGGGAAAAACCCGCGCAGACGAGCTACTCACTTTAAAGCTTAACACCTCTATCAATGACACATTGAAACACTTAATCAAAAGCTAA
- a CDS encoding cation:proton antiporter, which produces MLLSDTALLALIALISIACQWSAWRLKLPAILFLLIAGVLLGPVFGVLNPDQLLGDLLFPVVSLSIAIILFEGSLTLHFSEVRDVSKVVRRLVTWGALVTWGMIALASHWLIGLSVELSALFGALVVVTGPTVIVPMLRTLRATSRISNVLRWEGIIIDPIGALMAVLVYEWIISSQQGEKLAHTAFLFAEIILIGTFLGGLAAYCLAFVIRRHWLPHYLQAFGTLALVLSIFTLSNHLAHESGLLAVTVMGIWLANSRNINLSEILSFKEHLTILLISGLFILLAARLNLNELITLGVPALLLLAVIQFVVRPISVALCTLGSDLNWRERTLIAWVGPRGIVAAAVSALFALRLEESGYEQANILTALTFAVIIGTVVFQSATSKWIAKRLKVTEPEPRGLVIIGANRVARAIADILQKQDIPTLLIDPSWENISEARMKGLNTFHANPLSLRVSEKLEFGGYGQLLATTPQRDVNTLASLHFRNEFDERNIYSVSTEKPEESTARASVSHTHQGHFLGEDAFSFKKLSSLLSQGANIKATRLTVDYSLEAWREANQSDRSLLMAISPEGRLRILSPEHQTTIKEGWIIISIDSRQEKPPETSTDPKHAAV; this is translated from the coding sequence ATGTTGCTTTCAGATACTGCACTACTTGCTCTCATTGCTTTAATCAGTATTGCCTGCCAGTGGAGCGCCTGGCGGCTTAAGCTGCCCGCTATTCTCTTTCTATTGATTGCAGGTGTTTTGCTTGGCCCTGTTTTCGGTGTACTCAATCCTGACCAGCTACTGGGAGACCTGCTTTTCCCTGTTGTTTCCTTATCGATCGCAATTATTTTATTTGAGGGCAGTCTGACACTTCATTTTTCAGAAGTACGTGACGTCAGCAAAGTGGTCAGGCGTTTAGTCACATGGGGCGCTTTAGTGACTTGGGGAATGATTGCTTTAGCCAGCCATTGGCTTATTGGTTTATCGGTAGAGCTTTCAGCACTCTTTGGCGCCTTGGTCGTCGTCACAGGGCCAACCGTTATTGTCCCTATGCTGAGAACCTTACGCGCTACCAGCCGAATATCTAACGTCTTACGCTGGGAAGGCATTATCATCGATCCAATCGGTGCTCTTATGGCAGTATTAGTCTATGAATGGATCATCAGCAGCCAACAGGGAGAGAAGCTCGCTCATACAGCATTCCTCTTTGCAGAGATCATCTTGATAGGTACCTTTCTGGGTGGATTGGCCGCCTACTGCCTTGCCTTTGTTATCCGTCGCCATTGGCTGCCCCACTATTTGCAGGCTTTCGGAACCCTTGCATTGGTACTGAGTATCTTTACCCTATCCAACCATTTAGCGCATGAATCCGGACTTCTGGCGGTTACCGTCATGGGGATCTGGCTGGCAAACTCGCGCAATATTAACCTGAGCGAGATTCTATCGTTTAAAGAACATCTCACCATTTTACTGATCTCTGGCCTATTTATTCTATTGGCCGCACGTCTTAATCTTAACGAACTTATAACGCTGGGAGTTCCTGCCCTTTTGTTACTGGCGGTTATCCAATTTGTTGTACGGCCGATTTCTGTCGCCCTATGCACACTAGGTAGTGATTTGAATTGGCGTGAGCGCACGCTAATTGCTTGGGTAGGACCACGCGGTATTGTTGCAGCTGCGGTATCAGCACTGTTTGCTTTACGGCTTGAAGAGAGCGGATATGAGCAAGCCAATATTCTGACAGCACTTACTTTTGCGGTCATCATCGGGACTGTAGTCTTTCAAAGCGCCACCTCAAAATGGATAGCAAAACGCTTAAAGGTCACGGAACCTGAACCTAGAGGACTAGTTATTATAGGAGCAAACAGAGTAGCCAGAGCTATTGCTGATATTCTTCAAAAGCAAGATATTCCGACCCTATTAATTGATCCTAGCTGGGAAAATATCAGCGAAGCACGTATGAAAGGCCTAAACACCTTCCATGCCAATCCACTATCTTTACGCGTTTCAGAAAAGCTGGAGTTTGGAGGTTATGGACAACTCTTAGCCACCACGCCTCAGCGCGATGTTAATACGCTCGCAAGCCTGCACTTTAGAAACGAGTTTGATGAGCGCAATATTTACTCTGTATCAACCGAAAAACCTGAAGAGTCGACCGCTAGAGCGTCAGTATCCCATACCCACCAAGGACACTTTTTAGGTGAGGATGCCTTTTCCTTCAAAAAGCTTTCCAGTTTACTAAGCCAAGGTGCCAATATTAAGGCAACACGCTTAACTGTGGACTACTCTCTAGAAGCATGGCGCGAAGCAAATCAATCTGACCGCTCTCTATTAATGGCGATATCACCAGAAGGGCGACTGAGAATACTCTCGCCTGAACACCAGACCACCATTAAAGAAGGCTGGATAATTATCTCGATAGATAGCCGTCAGGAAAAACCACCAGAAACATCTACAGACCCAAAACATGCAGCTGTTTAA
- a CDS encoding putative hydro-lyase, with the protein MDLNITPYDLRQMIRKGEFSGNTSGYSQGFVQGNLAIMPQEWANEFLQFCQLNPKPCPVIGMSANPGDFLLPDLGRDVDIRTDLPRYRIYEEGVMTQEVTDVREFWRDDLVTFLLGCSFSFEESLIADGLEVRNITEGVNVPMYRTNIPCRPAGRFSGTTVVSMRPMKPKDAIRAIQICTRFPSVHGAPLHFGNPEDIGISNINAPDFGDAVTINDGEVPVFWACGVTPQVAIEQARPPFCITHSPGHMLVTDIPNSHLAIM; encoded by the coding sequence ATGGACTTAAATATTACACCCTATGATCTGAGACAAATGATCCGCAAGGGCGAGTTTAGTGGAAATACTTCCGGTTACTCGCAAGGTTTTGTACAGGGTAACTTAGCAATCATGCCGCAAGAGTGGGCGAATGAGTTTTTACAATTTTGCCAGCTGAATCCAAAGCCGTGTCCTGTGATTGGTATGTCTGCGAACCCCGGTGATTTTTTGTTACCTGATCTGGGTCGGGATGTAGATATTCGAACAGACCTACCCCGCTATCGAATCTATGAAGAGGGGGTAATGACGCAGGAGGTCACGGATGTACGTGAGTTCTGGCGTGATGATCTGGTGACATTCCTGCTGGGATGCTCCTTCTCCTTCGAAGAATCCCTGATTGCTGACGGTTTAGAAGTGCGCAATATAACCGAAGGCGTCAATGTGCCTATGTATCGTACCAATATCCCTTGTCGGCCAGCGGGGCGTTTCAGTGGTACCACGGTTGTCAGTATGCGACCGATGAAGCCTAAAGATGCGATACGGGCTATTCAGATCTGTACGCGCTTCCCTTCGGTTCATGGTGCACCACTTCACTTTGGGAACCCAGAAGATATTGGCATCAGTAATATTAACGCGCCTGACTTTGGAGATGCGGTAACTATTAACGATGGTGAAGTGCCGGTCTTTTGGGCCTGTGGTGTGACACCGCAGGTTGCTATTGAGCAAGCGCGTCCTCCGTTTTGTATCACCCATAGTCCAGGCCACATGTTGGTAACTGATATCCCGAACAGCCATTTGGCTATTATGTAA
- a CDS encoding 5-oxoprolinase subunit PxpA: protein MRLKLNCDLGESFGAWKMGLDDEVMPHIDQANIACGFHAGDPLVMQKTLALAKTHGVEVGAHPGYPDLVGFGRRSLKATSDEIRALMCYQMSALDGMAACEGLTMSYVKPHGALYNDMMADSSVRAAVMAAVASYHRPIVLVLQGTPDAEQHRAEAEQYGLKLSFEAFADRCYDDDGKLLSRTREGAVHSKEKMLAQVKQLKETGTVTSISGHTLNLYADTLCVHGDNMAGVQAIQTIRAMIDSEEC from the coding sequence ATGCGTCTCAAACTAAATTGTGATCTAGGCGAAAGCTTTGGTGCTTGGAAAATGGGTCTGGATGATGAGGTTATGCCCCATATTGATCAAGCTAATATTGCGTGCGGTTTTCATGCGGGTGATCCGTTGGTCATGCAAAAGACGTTGGCGCTGGCGAAAACTCATGGTGTAGAAGTGGGTGCGCATCCTGGATACCCTGATTTGGTAGGTTTTGGTCGTCGCTCACTAAAAGCTACCTCGGATGAGATACGCGCGTTAATGTGCTATCAAATGTCTGCACTGGATGGAATGGCCGCCTGTGAGGGCTTAACTATGAGTTATGTAAAGCCCCATGGAGCACTCTATAACGACATGATGGCTGACAGTTCAGTACGTGCTGCGGTTATGGCTGCGGTGGCAAGCTACCACCGGCCTATTGTGCTGGTATTGCAAGGTACGCCGGATGCTGAACAGCATAGAGCCGAAGCCGAGCAGTATGGTCTGAAGCTGTCTTTCGAAGCCTTTGCTGATCGCTGTTATGACGATGATGGGAAATTGCTTTCACGAACACGTGAAGGTGCAGTTCATTCCAAAGAGAAGATGCTGGCGCAAGTAAAGCAGCTCAAAGAAACAGGAACCGTGACCAGCATTAGTGGGCATACGCTCAATCTGTATGCTGACACCCTCTGCGTGCATGGTGACAATATGGCGGGTGTACAAGCGATTCAAACCATTCGCGCTATGATTGATAGTGAGGAATGTTAG
- the pxpB gene encoding 5-oxoprolinase subunit PxpB — MLIEVAGENALIVYFGETANPQVSARVQQAVDLLSQTMGDALVDLVPSYASLLVIYNPLVTDHFAVKRQIRALQYAEESDQPQTGNLIELPVYYGTDAGPDLQSLADNAGLTTNEVIQIHSEMEYRVYAIGFAPGFAYLGEVDERIAAARLSTPRLKVPRGAVAIADRQTAVYPAVSPGGWNLIGLCPIRMFDPAAEPTMPVQVGDRVKFAPISKQEFLSLGGEL, encoded by the coding sequence ATGCTAATAGAAGTTGCAGGTGAGAATGCACTGATCGTCTATTTTGGCGAAACGGCTAATCCGCAAGTATCGGCACGCGTGCAGCAGGCAGTAGATTTGCTGTCTCAGACAATGGGTGATGCGCTGGTGGATTTGGTGCCTTCCTACGCTTCGTTACTGGTGATCTACAATCCACTCGTGACAGATCATTTTGCCGTTAAACGGCAGATTAGGGCGCTGCAATATGCAGAAGAAAGTGACCAGCCCCAAACAGGTAATTTAATAGAGCTACCCGTTTATTACGGAACGGATGCAGGCCCAGATTTGCAGTCACTGGCAGATAATGCGGGACTTACTACTAACGAAGTGATTCAGATCCATAGCGAGATGGAATATCGCGTTTACGCCATTGGCTTTGCTCCAGGGTTTGCTTACTTAGGTGAAGTTGATGAGCGTATTGCAGCGGCACGTTTAAGTACGCCACGCTTGAAAGTGCCTCGCGGCGCGGTGGCGATTGCTGACCGGCAAACGGCGGTATATCCAGCAGTATCCCCTGGCGGCTGGAATCTGATTGGCTTGTGCCCGATTCGTATGTTTGACCCTGCTGCTGAGCCGACGATGCCCGTACAAGTCGGTGATCGTGTAAAGTTTGCACCGATCTCAAAGCAAGAATTTCTATCCTTGGGAGGTGAGTTATGA
- a CDS encoding biotin-dependent carboxyltransferase family protein, protein MSLAETGFKVLQPGLLTLIQDAGRFGYHRIGLTNGGPLDMASFRWANQLCGNPEGTTALEVSIGGLVMEAQLDTYFAVTGANLPLKVNGVELEGWQTHAIKAGDRIELGFTQAGARAYLAVAGGFSIPVSFASSATVTREGIGGLTGDKLQQGDFLPCAPHATKAMYRLAAAYRPSFSQQETLRLVLGYQHASFDNVQKRLFFSSEYRLTDRADRMGFRLEGQAVRSSLTGILSEGICHGAVQIPADGQPIVLLNDRQTIGGYPKIGSVISLDTAKLSQLLPGSCIHFEEVSIEQSHNLICLAAHRFANTPLERIA, encoded by the coding sequence ATGAGCCTTGCTGAAACAGGATTTAAAGTACTCCAGCCAGGTCTTCTCACTCTGATTCAGGATGCTGGTCGATTTGGGTATCATCGCATAGGACTCACCAATGGTGGTCCCTTAGATATGGCCTCCTTTCGCTGGGCCAATCAATTGTGTGGTAATCCAGAAGGTACTACTGCACTGGAGGTGAGTATTGGTGGTCTGGTCATGGAAGCTCAGCTGGATACCTACTTTGCCGTGACCGGTGCTAACCTTCCGTTAAAAGTAAACGGTGTGGAATTAGAAGGATGGCAAACACACGCAATTAAAGCGGGTGATCGTATTGAATTGGGCTTTACGCAAGCTGGTGCACGGGCTTATTTGGCCGTTGCTGGTGGCTTCTCGATTCCTGTCTCGTTTGCCAGCAGCGCAACCGTGACCCGTGAAGGAATCGGAGGTTTAACAGGAGATAAGCTACAACAAGGGGATTTTTTGCCCTGCGCTCCTCATGCAACAAAAGCGATGTATCGCTTGGCAGCAGCTTATCGCCCCTCTTTTTCACAGCAGGAAACGCTGCGATTGGTATTAGGTTATCAGCATGCAAGTTTTGATAATGTGCAAAAGCGTTTGTTCTTCTCCAGTGAATACCGTCTGACTGATCGTGCTGATCGTATGGGCTTTCGCTTAGAGGGGCAGGCAGTACGTTCCTCGCTTACGGGTATTTTGTCAGAGGGGATTTGTCATGGCGCTGTACAGATTCCAGCAGATGGGCAGCCAATCGTACTCTTGAATGATCGACAGACTATCGGTGGCTATCCCAAGATAGGCTCTGTCATCTCCCTTGATACGGCAAAACTAAGCCAACTATTGCCGGGAAGCTGTATCCACTTTGAAGAAGTATCGATCGAGCAATCTCATAACCTTATCTGTTTGGCAGCACACCGCTTTGCCAATACCCCTTTAGAACGTATCGCTTAA
- a CDS encoding DUF4392 domain-containing protein: MTNASIARDDTALSKLIEDLLVARNLRGMKTIQPALQTGYYLRAARILNKCRGHVLIGTGFPVVDTFETDGPVGAIALYRALETLGATPVLVCGPPVSQALMKDFRVHEIRVGEHQEQKLEAFEALYKFHPDAVVSIERPGQAEDGGYYNMRGESISARTACFDTFVKHAKCPTIGIGDGGNEIGMGNVVSALKDLDIVASATCVDELLIADVSNWGAYGIMAFLSVWNQTDLLGQVKPREILDYLSGLGSVDGVTRQNELTEDGLDPSEGESVLLALRQLINVA; encoded by the coding sequence GTGACGAATGCAAGTATAGCGCGAGATGACACAGCGTTAAGTAAACTTATTGAAGACCTGTTAGTCGCTAGAAACTTGCGAGGTATGAAGACTATTCAACCCGCCTTGCAGACAGGTTACTACTTACGTGCTGCGCGTATCTTGAATAAATGTCGAGGCCACGTGCTGATAGGCACTGGCTTTCCTGTTGTAGACACCTTTGAAACGGATGGCCCCGTCGGTGCGATTGCGTTATATCGTGCATTAGAGACATTAGGTGCAACCCCCGTGTTGGTGTGTGGTCCGCCGGTATCGCAAGCGCTTATGAAGGATTTTCGGGTTCATGAAATCCGAGTGGGAGAGCACCAAGAGCAGAAGCTGGAAGCATTTGAAGCGCTCTATAAATTCCACCCTGATGCCGTAGTCTCGATTGAGCGCCCAGGGCAAGCCGAGGATGGTGGTTATTACAATATGCGTGGTGAAAGCATCAGTGCGCGGACAGCCTGTTTCGATACGTTTGTAAAACATGCCAAATGTCCGACCATTGGTATTGGTGATGGCGGCAATGAGATCGGCATGGGCAATGTAGTCAGTGCCTTAAAAGATCTAGATATTGTTGCATCGGCTACCTGTGTAGATGAGTTACTGATTGCCGACGTCTCTAACTGGGGAGCCTATGGGATCATGGCATTTTTAAGTGTCTGGAACCAAACGGATCTACTGGGTCAGGTGAAACCCCGTGAAATTCTCGACTATCTATCGGGGTTAGGCAGTGTAGATGGCGTAACACGCCAAAATGAGTTGACCGAAGATGGTCTGGATCCGAGTGAAGGTGAGTCCGTTTTATTGGCGCTACGTCAGCTGATTAATGTGGCCTGA
- a CDS encoding LysR family transcriptional regulator has translation MRLRNLSTFIKVARLGSFHAAAQQLHTSQPAISARIAALEAELGVALLLRDKSGTQLTARGTQLLPYAEKLIAISQEMKAQISQEIPEKGSLRIGISDTLAHLWLTKLLKHWQTKHPLISFELTSDMTPILIRQLQNHQIDFALMVADQSTPADISVGQLSSYPQCWVCSPNLHHHSTPLSVADLATFPIISFPRDTRPWHYLHQLFNTLDEPPPIHTCSSVANMLKLIQQGVGIALLPIPLLEQPLSEGSLIKMETEQTPAELTFCYAWRQDDDRILPQQLAESSLAIMQIP, from the coding sequence ATGCGATTACGCAACCTTTCTACCTTTATTAAAGTAGCCCGCCTTGGCAGCTTCCATGCAGCCGCTCAGCAACTGCATACAAGCCAACCGGCAATCTCCGCACGGATTGCTGCACTAGAGGCCGAGCTAGGTGTGGCTTTGCTTCTAAGAGATAAGAGCGGCACCCAACTCACTGCTCGTGGCACTCAACTGTTACCTTATGCCGAAAAGCTCATCGCCATAAGTCAGGAGATGAAAGCACAAATTAGCCAAGAAATTCCTGAAAAAGGCAGCTTACGTATCGGTATTTCCGATACTTTAGCGCATCTTTGGTTAACCAAATTACTGAAACACTGGCAAACTAAACATCCGCTGATCTCTTTTGAACTGACCAGCGATATGACCCCTATATTGATACGCCAATTGCAGAACCACCAGATCGACTTTGCGCTCATGGTAGCAGATCAATCAACGCCAGCTGATATCAGTGTCGGACAATTAAGCAGCTACCCTCAATGCTGGGTTTGCAGCCCTAATCTTCACCACCACTCAACGCCACTGAGCGTGGCAGACTTAGCCACCTTCCCTATAATCAGCTTCCCCCGAGACACACGACCTTGGCATTATTTGCATCAGCTTTTCAATACATTGGATGAGCCGCCGCCGATTCACACCTGTAGCTCGGTTGCGAATATGTTAAAGCTGATTCAGCAAGGAGTGGGGATCGCTTTGTTGCCAATTCCACTTTTAGAACAGCCTCTATCAGAGGGCTCACTGATCAAGATGGAAACCGAACAGACCCCTGCCGAACTAACGTTTTGCTATGCTTGGCGACAGGATGATGACCGAATACTACCCCAGCAACTAGCTGAAAGTAGTCTGGCCATCATGCAAATACCCTAA
- a CDS encoding aminotransferase class IV, translated as MSIAYLNGEYLPLEEARISPLDRGFLFGDGIYEVIPYYAGKPVGLVAHIERMIDGLAAVEIQSKTTLEQWSALLNDLISRNGGAEKNLGVYVHVSRGADVKRFHAYPENVEPTVFCFTFDIKDPEPVDRTAVHAYTVTTAQDLRWRRCHIKSTALLGNVMHFQQGYASGNSECLLYNDKNELTEGSSVNAYIVKDGVVITPIQDNQILPGITRRIIIDSLKEEGSIKVEERTVTMDEVYAADEVWISSSSKEIAPVTQIDGKPVGDGTVGEVWEKAFRIYTDAKFTHR; from the coding sequence ATGAGTATTGCATATTTAAATGGTGAATACCTCCCACTCGAAGAAGCACGTATCTCTCCTTTAGATCGTGGTTTTCTTTTTGGTGACGGTATCTATGAAGTGATCCCTTACTACGCAGGTAAGCCAGTTGGTTTGGTAGCTCATATCGAACGTATGATTGATGGCTTGGCCGCTGTTGAAATCCAGTCAAAAACTACGCTGGAACAATGGTCTGCTCTTTTAAATGATCTGATTAGCCGTAACGGCGGCGCAGAAAAGAACTTGGGCGTTTATGTTCATGTCTCTCGCGGTGCAGATGTTAAGCGTTTTCATGCATACCCGGAAAACGTAGAGCCAACGGTTTTCTGTTTTACTTTTGACATCAAAGACCCTGAGCCGGTAGATCGCACAGCTGTGCACGCTTATACCGTGACTACTGCGCAAGATCTGCGCTGGCGCCGTTGCCATATCAAATCAACGGCACTGTTGGGTAATGTCATGCACTTTCAGCAAGGCTATGCATCGGGTAACAGCGAATGTTTGCTGTACAACGACAAAAACGAACTGACTGAAGGTAGTTCGGTCAATGCTTACATTGTTAAAGATGGTGTCGTTATTACTCCGATCCAAGATAACCAGATTTTGCCAGGCATTACCCGTCGAATCATCATTGATAGCCTAAAAGAGGAAGGCTCTATTAAGGTTGAAGAGCGTACGGTGACCATGGATGAAGTCTATGCCGCTGACGAAGTATGGATCAGCTCCTCATCTAAAGAGATAGCCCCTGTTACACAGATAGACGGTAAGCCTGTAGGTGATGGCACCGTAGGTGAAGTTTGGGAAAAAGCTTTCCGTATCTATACCGATGCAAAGTTTACACACCGCTAA